Proteins encoded by one window of Shewanella avicenniae:
- a CDS encoding acyl-CoA dehydrogenase produces MTIFVLLLVAALIVLFFVRDVRLKFISTPVLKFFRKVLPPLSETERQAMDAGDIWWEAELFRGKPNWELLHSYGKPVLSTEEKAFIDNQVNTLINMIDDYDIVNKRRDLPPEVWNYLKQEGFFALIIPKKFGGKAFSAYANSTIVSKIASRSLSVAVTVMVPNSLGPGELLTHYGTEQQKQHWLPALANGEEIPCFALTGPEAGSDAGAIPDVGVVCQGEFNGEQTLGLKLTWNKRYITLAPVATVLGLAFQMRDPDHLLGDKVELGITCALIPTDHSGVEIGRRHDPLHMAFMNGTTQGNEVFIPLDWIIGGPDYAGKGWRMLVECLSAGRGISLPALATASGHLATKTTTAYSYIRKQFGLSIGQFEGVQEALARIISNTYQLEAARRLTTTGIDLKVKPSVVTAIAKYHMTELGRQVMNDAMDIQAGKGIQMGPKNYLAHGYMANPISITVEGANILTRSLMIFGQGATRCHPYVLAEMEAAQMQNHDEALTRFDALLMGHLGYSARNAGAALLHAVTGSYFASAPVSGETRNYYKWLGRFSAGLAFVTDIAMLVLGGDLKRREMISARLGDVLSQLYLASATLKLFEDHGRQFDDLPIVKHVLDTRLQKMAEAMEAAIRNFPNRPMSWLLRLVVFPLGNRFKGPSDELTKQVVKGMLKPTPARERLTFLSPTFKDNDNSGIAEVERAFRALYDARELFERLRNAQTDGRLAKGLSIEALIVLGVKAKVISEEDAGYLFAANELRLAAINVDDFVQL; encoded by the coding sequence ATGACGATATTTGTATTGTTATTAGTGGCAGCATTGATTGTGCTGTTTTTTGTAAGAGATGTTCGGCTGAAGTTTATTTCTACGCCGGTTCTGAAATTCTTTCGCAAAGTGTTGCCGCCTTTGTCTGAAACTGAGCGCCAAGCGATGGATGCGGGCGATATTTGGTGGGAAGCAGAGCTGTTTCGTGGCAAGCCCAATTGGGAACTGCTGCATAGCTACGGCAAGCCGGTACTGTCAACCGAAGAAAAAGCCTTTATTGATAATCAAGTCAACACCTTAATTAACATGATTGATGATTATGACATCGTCAATAAGCGCCGCGATTTACCACCAGAAGTATGGAACTACCTCAAACAAGAGGGGTTCTTTGCACTGATCATTCCGAAAAAGTTTGGCGGTAAGGCGTTTTCTGCCTATGCAAACTCCACGATTGTCAGCAAGATTGCCAGCCGCAGTTTAAGCGTCGCGGTAACTGTAATGGTGCCGAACTCCTTAGGCCCCGGTGAGCTACTTACTCATTACGGCACAGAGCAGCAAAAGCAACATTGGTTACCCGCATTAGCCAATGGAGAGGAGATCCCATGTTTTGCGCTTACCGGCCCAGAAGCAGGCTCAGATGCAGGCGCAATTCCAGATGTAGGCGTTGTGTGTCAAGGTGAGTTTAACGGTGAACAAACTCTCGGGCTTAAACTGACCTGGAATAAGCGTTACATTACGCTTGCACCTGTAGCAACTGTGCTGGGATTGGCGTTTCAGATGCGCGATCCTGACCATCTGCTTGGTGATAAAGTAGAGCTCGGGATTACCTGTGCGTTGATCCCAACCGATCACTCCGGCGTCGAAATTGGCCGCAGACACGACCCATTACATATGGCGTTTATGAACGGCACCACCCAAGGGAATGAAGTGTTCATTCCGTTAGATTGGATTATCGGCGGCCCAGACTATGCGGGTAAAGGTTGGCGCATGCTGGTGGAGTGTCTGTCTGCTGGGCGCGGAATTTCATTGCCAGCGTTGGCGACTGCAAGTGGTCATCTCGCCACTAAAACCACCACCGCCTATAGCTATATTCGTAAGCAATTTGGCTTGTCTATTGGCCAGTTTGAAGGCGTACAGGAAGCGTTAGCTCGGATTATTTCCAACACTTATCAGCTGGAAGCCGCACGCAGATTGACGACCACTGGCATCGATTTAAAGGTGAAGCCTTCTGTCGTCACTGCCATCGCCAAATATCATATGACCGAACTCGGGCGTCAGGTGATGAATGATGCAATGGATATTCAAGCGGGTAAGGGGATCCAAATGGGCCCGAAAAATTACCTCGCCCATGGCTATATGGCTAACCCCATCTCGATCACCGTTGAAGGCGCTAACATTCTCACCCGTAGTTTGATGATTTTTGGTCAGGGTGCCACCCGTTGCCATCCCTATGTGTTGGCTGAGATGGAAGCGGCACAGATGCAGAATCACGACGAAGCCTTAACTCGTTTTGATGCATTATTGATGGGGCATTTGGGTTACAGTGCGCGCAATGCGGGGGCTGCATTACTACATGCCGTCACTGGCAGTTACTTTGCCAGTGCTCCGGTGAGCGGTGAAACCCGAAATTATTACAAATGGTTAGGGCGTTTTTCTGCAGGATTAGCCTTTGTAACCGATATCGCCATGTTAGTGTTAGGCGGTGATTTAAAACGTCGTGAAATGATTTCGGCGCGCCTTGGTGACGTGTTAAGTCAATTGTATTTGGCTTCGGCAACACTGAAGTTGTTTGAAGATCATGGTCGCCAATTTGATGACTTACCGATAGTTAAGCATGTCTTAGATACCCGCCTACAAAAAATGGCTGAGGCAATGGAGGCGGCTATTCGGAATTTCCCGAATCGTCCAATGAGTTGGTTATTACGATTAGTGGTGTTCCCGTTAGGTAATAGGTTTAAAGGTCCCTCTGATGAATTGACCAAGCAAGTTGTCAAAGGCATGCTGAAACCAACGCCTGCGCGTGAGCGATTAACCTTTCTATCGCCAACCTTTAAAGATAACGACAATTCTGGCATTGCCGAAGTTGAAAGGGCGTTTCGTGCCTTGTATGACGCGCGCGAGTTGTTTGAGCGTTTACGTAATGCCCAAACAGATGGCCGCTTGGCAAAAGGCTTGAGTATTGAAGCGCTGATTGTCTTGGGCGTAAAAGCGAAGGTGATTT